The following nucleotide sequence is from Micromonospora sp. WMMD1120.
CCCGGCAGCCCGGCCCGTCGATGGCCGGCGGCGACCAGCGCGCTGTCCAGGTCCCCCTGCTCGGCGGTGGTCACCCGCCACCGGTCCACGGCCCGTTCCAACGTCACCCGGCGTAGCCAGCCGAGCCCTTCGGCCTCCACCTCGACGCGGGTGGTCACCCACTCCGGTGTGGTGGTCACCTGATAGCGCGCGGTCCAGGGGATCGGGTCCACCGCGAGCAGGGTGCCCCGGGCCGTCAGCCCGTTCCCGTCGTCGAGCAGGACCTGCTCGCTGCCGGCGGTGTCGGTCCGGGACCAGAAGATCGATTTCGGCATGGTGGCCATGAGCCGGACGTTACGCGCTCCGACCGCCCTCGGCAGAGCATGCGCGAACGCCGCCGCGGAGCAGGGCATCCGCGACGGCGTTCGAGACGTCTGTCAGTGGGTACGCGCCGGCGGTCGCCCGCCGAAGCCGCGCCGGTCGTCGCGCGGCCGGTCCTCGCGGGGCCGGTCGTCCCGGGCACGGCTCTCCGGGCGGAAGCCGCCCCGGGAGTCGCGGTCGCCGAAGCGCCGCTCACCCTGCGGTCGGTCCCCCCGGGAGTCCCTGTCGCCGAAGCGCCGCTCACCTGCCGGCCGTTCGCCCCGGCCGCCGAACTGCGGTCGGTCCCCGTACCCCCGGCTGTCCCGGTCGCCGTACCGCCGGTCGCGGTCGCCGGCCGGACGGTC
It contains:
- a CDS encoding putative glycolipid-binding domain-containing protein, with product MPKSIFWSRTDTAGSEQVLLDDGNGLTARGTLLAVDPIPWTARYQVTTTPEWVTTRVEVEAEGLGWLRRVTLERAVDRWRVTTAEQGDLDSALVAAGHRRAGLPGTDDPDRLAEALDVDVSGSPLFNTLPVHRLRLAAEPADLAHRITVAWVLLPSLEVVSAEQVYTGLGPGRVRFASGTFTADIDLDDSGYVVRYPGLAERIDPR